The stretch of DNA TACAAAAAGAGGGCAAATGGTTAAAGATTTTGAAGCGGTTGCCTATAATTTAGAAGAGGGTGAAATTTCTGAACCTTTTGAAACGGAATTTGGATTTCACATTGCAATGCTTGAGAAACGTAGAGGTGAGATTTTAGATTTACGCCATATTTTATTGCTTAATAAACCGAATGAAGAAGAAATGAAAAAAGCAAAAGAATTGGCGGATTCTATTAAAGCAAAGATAGATCAAGGAGTTTTGACATTTGAAGAAGCAGTGAAAGAGTTCTCTGGAGATAAAAATACCCGTTTGAATAAAGGGGTAGTGGCAGATCCGAGAACAGGAAATACTCGCTTCGTAAGAACAAATTTGCCAACTAATTTATACTTAGAAGTAACAGGAGTTGATGAGAATGGAATCACTTCTCCTTTTGAAGATACTATTGGAAGAGACGAAAAAGTTTATAAAATTATTCGTGTAGACAAAATAATTCCAGCTCATAAAATTAATTTAAAAGATGATTATGAGCGTATTAAAAAATTTGCAGTCAATAAAAAGAAGCAAGAAAAAATTGATGAATGGGCAAAGAAACATGTGTCAGAAAATTTTATTAAGATAGATGATGATTATAAAACATGTGATTTTAAATTAGATTGGCTTCATTAGAAGTAAACTATAAAATACAGTGAGAGGGGATTACAAAAGTTTTCCTCTCTTTTTTTGTAGTAAAATTAATTCATTATAAAGATTCTCTTACCTTTGCAATATGGAAAAAACATTTTCAGAATTAGGTGTAGATAAACAATTTATTAAAGGATTGAATGAACTTGGAATCAAACATCCAACGGATATTCAAGAGCAAGCTATTCCATTTTTATTAGAAGAAGGAACTGATTTTATTGGTCAAGCTCAAACAGGAACAGGAAAAACAGTTGCTTTTGGATTACCTGTTTTACACAAAATAGATCCAGATAGTCCTAAAGTTCAAGCTTTGATATTATGCCCAACTCGAGAATTAGGAAAGCAAATTGCCAAACAATTGTTCCGCTTTACGAAATATTCTGAAAAGATATTCACCGAAGCTGTGTATGGAGGAGAAAAAATAGAATTACAAATAGCTCGATTAAGTCGCCCAACACATATAGTAGTAGCTACCCCAGGAAGGTTAGTTGATTTGATTAGACGTAAAAAAGTAGATGTACGTCAAGTAAAACATGTTATTTTAGATGAAGCAGATGAAATGCTTAAAATGGGATTTAAAGAAGATATTAATATCATTTTGGATGTAATCAAAACTCAAAGTTCAAAATGGTTGTTTTCTGCCACACTTTCTGAAGATGTAAATACTATTATTGATAATTATTTATCTAAGGAAGCTAAACGCATTACCATTGATATGGGAAATGTGGTAAATAAATCGATTGTTCATGAATATATTGTTTGTGAACAAAAGCAAAAGTTTACTGTATTATTAGATTTTTTAAAAAATAGAGAAAAGGAGCGAGGTGTTGTATTTTGTAAAACAAAAGCGAGTGCAAGGCAATTAACAAGACAACTGCGTTCTCAAAATTGCTTTGTAGATGTTATACATGGAGATTTATTGCAAAAAGAACGTGATAAGGTAATGCGAGCTTTTAAAAATAAAAAAATACAAACTTTAATTGCAACAGATGTGTCTGCTAGAGGAATCGATATTGAAAATTTAGCTTATGTAGCCCATTATGAACTACCTGATAATATTGATTATTATACACATCGTAGTGGTCGTACGGCTCGAGCAGGACGAAAGGGAGTCTCGTTAAGTTTTGTTACTTCAGATGAATTAAAGCATTTAAAATATATAGAAAGACAATTGAATATTGTGGTGAATGAAATTTCATAAAGACTACTGATTCGAGAATAGGAATTCTTATACTTTATAGAAATTTTTAATCATTGCTTAATAAAAAGAGTAGAGGTTGATCTAAGCGGCTTTTCCATGCATTTTCTGAATGATCATGTCCT from Flavobacteriaceae bacterium UJ101 encodes:
- a CDS encoding RNA helicase (ATP-binding RNA helicase required for normal differentiation and development; Belongs to the DEAD box helicase family. DDX19/DBP5 subfamily; Contains 1 helicase ATP-binding domain; Contains 1 helicase C-terminal domain.; KEGG: bfs:BF9343_0133 ATP-dependent RNA helicase DeaD): MEKTFSELGVDKQFIKGLNELGIKHPTDIQEQAIPFLLEEGTDFIGQAQTGTGKTVAFGLPVLHKIDPDSPKVQALILCPTRELGKQIAKQLFRFTKYSEKIFTEAVYGGEKIELQIARLSRPTHIVVATPGRLVDLIRRKKVDVRQVKHVILDEADEMLKMGFKEDINIILDVIKTQSSKWLFSATLSEDVNTIIDNYLSKEAKRITIDMGNVVNKSIVHEYIVCEQKQKFTVLLDFLKNREKERGVVFCKTKASARQLTRQLRSQNCFVDVIHGDLLQKERDKVMRAFKNKKIQTLIATDVSARGIDIENLAYVAHYELPDNIDYYTHRSGRTARAGRKGVSLSFVTSDELKHLKYIERQLNIVVNEIS